In Halobaculum magnesiiphilum, the following proteins share a genomic window:
- a CDS encoding fumarylacetoacetate hydrolase family protein encodes MRLVRFSHGEEQPRLGALEPSTEVVVDLQAVGTDLDVGIPSSMRTLLARPRWQETVKLLRDYAIDVETGLHERQEVEILSPLVEPQKIICVGLNYIEHIEESEEERPENPVLFSKYASALVGPGQAIKWDPELTSEVDYEVELAAVVGKRARRIDRSRARDHIAGYTVANDVSARDLQFADEQWVRGKTLDTFCPLGPAIVTEDELEDPEDLRLWAEVNGERLQDSTTENLIFGIDELVSFCSRAFTLEPGDVILTGTPTGVGVFRDPPVLLDDGDQVTVGIEEIGELTNMCCHQ; translated from the coding sequence ATGCGACTCGTCAGATTCTCTCACGGTGAGGAACAGCCACGGCTGGGTGCACTTGAACCGAGCACGGAAGTGGTCGTTGACCTCCAAGCGGTCGGAACCGACCTCGACGTCGGTATCCCCTCCAGTATGCGGACACTCCTAGCGAGGCCCCGGTGGCAAGAGACGGTCAAACTACTCCGAGACTACGCCATAGACGTAGAAACGGGCCTCCACGAACGGCAGGAAGTCGAGATCCTTTCCCCTCTCGTTGAACCCCAGAAGATCATCTGTGTTGGGCTCAACTACATCGAACATATCGAGGAATCCGAGGAAGAACGACCCGAGAACCCAGTATTGTTCTCGAAATATGCCTCCGCATTGGTTGGTCCCGGCCAAGCAATCAAGTGGGACCCAGAATTAACATCGGAAGTGGATTACGAAGTTGAACTTGCCGCTGTCGTCGGAAAACGAGCCCGGCGGATCGACAGATCCCGGGCGAGAGACCACATTGCCGGCTACACCGTCGCGAATGACGTCTCAGCACGTGATCTACAGTTCGCGGACGAGCAGTGGGTCCGCGGGAAAACGCTAGATACGTTTTGTCCGCTTGGTCCTGCGATCGTCACGGAAGACGAACTTGAGGATCCTGAGGACCTGCGACTGTGGGCAGAGGTAAATGGGGAACGGCTTCAGGACTCGACGACGGAGAACCTTATTTTCGGGATTGATGAACTCGTCTCATTCTGCAGTCGGGCCTTCACTCTCGAACCGGGAGACGTAATTCTCACAGGGACTCCGACGGGTGTCGGTGTGTTCAGAGATCCTCCCGTCCTGCTGGACGATGGGGATCAGGTCACGGTTGGGATCGAAGAAATCGGGGAGCTTACCAACATGTGCTGTCATCAGTAA